ATGGCGATCGTAGTGCCAGAATTCATCTTTTTACAGATTTTGTTTATGAAGGAATGGTTTATGTTGCTGCTGAGCCATATTTTGAGGGTGGGTGCTGGTTTTTTCCACTATCACGAGTTGCTGAGTAGCTGTTGAACCACTATATGTATCTTTGAGCTTCCTTGAGAAATCTTGGGAGCTTTTGTTTTTAGAATATTTGGATCATTGTATTACCAAACTCTTCCTTGTCTAAAATAAATAACTAAGGCATTTTTATTTAATCAAAATTTATAATTTTAAGGAATTACTGATCAGTTATGCCCATTACCCCCGATATAATCCTTGTCCTAGTTGTTCTGGTTCTTGTTATCCTGTTGTTTGTCTTCGAATGGGTTCGTGTCGATATGGTCGGGATCATGGTTATGGTCTGCCTGCCTCTACTTGGATTGGTTACACCGGAACAGGCTATCAGCGGTTTGAGCAGTAACGCAGTTGTCTCCATCATCGCGGTAATCATCATTGGCGCAGGACTTGATAAAACCGGGGTTATGAACAAGCTGGCACATTTGATTCTCAGGGTTGCCGGAAAGGATGAAACCAAGATTACCTCCATGGTTTCGGCTACTGTGGCCGGTATTTCCGGGTTCATGCAGAACATAGGGGCTGCTGCGCTGTTTATGCCCGCTGCTCGCAGGATTTCTGCCCAGACCGGTGTTCCAGCCTCGCATATTCTTTTGCCGATGGCCTTTTGTGCTATAATCGGCGGAACTCTTACTCTGGTCGGTTCAAGTCCATTGATTCTGCTCAATGACCTGTTGGTGGTTCAGGGTGTGAAATACGAGCATTTCGGCATGTTCAGCATGACACCCATTGGAGTGCTGCTGGTTATTGCCGCTCTGCTGTATTTCAGGTTGCTGGGCAAATGGATTCTTCCTCCAAGTAAGCAGGTAAAGGTCCACGGCCCCCTGTCCCCCATGCTCGATAAGACCTACCATGATATTGGCAGTATTTATGAGATGCGAATTCCGTCTGGATTTCAGGAACAGACTCTCTCGGAATTAAGAATCCGCTCAAATTATGCCTGTTCAGTAGTAGCTGCATATAACCCGGTTACCCACAAAAGAAATAATGCCCCTCTGCGCGACGACACTCTGGGGCCCGGCGATGTGCTTGCGGTCATCGGGGATAAACAGTTTATTTGCAAGCTGGCTGCTGATTACGGCTGGACTTATTCTGCTGAGCTAAAAGTTTTTTCCGATGACCTTTCCCCGACCAATGTGGGAATCATGGAAGGGATTGTATCGCCGCGCTCGCGCCTTGTGGGTAAAACCATCGGCGAGATTGAATTGCGCAAAAAGCTCGGTGTGGTTCCGCTGGCTGCCTTCAGCGGGCAT
This portion of the Desulfovibrio sp. JC010 genome encodes:
- a CDS encoding SLC13 family permease, producing the protein MPITPDIILVLVVLVLVILLFVFEWVRVDMVGIMVMVCLPLLGLVTPEQAISGLSSNAVVSIIAVIIIGAGLDKTGVMNKLAHLILRVAGKDETKITSMVSATVAGISGFMQNIGAAALFMPAARRISAQTGVPASHILLPMAFCAIIGGTLTLVGSSPLILLNDLLVVQGVKYEHFGMFSMTPIGVLLVIAALLYFRLLGKWILPPSKQVKVHGPLSPMLDKTYHDIGSIYEMRIPSGFQEQTLSELRIRSNYACSVVAAYNPVTHKRNNAPLRDDTLGPGDVLAVIGDKQFICKLAADYGWTYSAELKVFSDDLSPTNVGIMEGIVSPRSRLVGKTIGEIELRKKLGVVPLAAFSGHEMIISDLSNLTISEGDALLLHAKWSTFHQLKDQNDLVFTEPIQGEPIREEKAPWALGCLAVTMFMILVLDIQLSIALLFGAMAMILGRVLTIDEAYRSVDWMTVFLLAGLIPLGLAFENTGAAKMIADMLMNAVGVPSPTVLLICIGLLTSFFTLFTSNVGATVLLVPLSMNLALSCGADPRVAAMTVALAASNTFILPTHQVNALVMRPAGLKSVDYLRAGTGMTIIFMIVLVAGMQVFF